Proteins encoded together in one Cataglyphis hispanica isolate Lineage 1 chromosome 17, ULB_Chis1_1.0, whole genome shotgun sequence window:
- the LOC126856080 gene encoding regulatory-associated protein of mTOR isoform X3, with amino-acid sequence MGAPSIYVYDCSNAGIIVESFQQFADQHEKEYEMEKQQNRVTGMACPTAPCYKNCIQLAACAANQILPMNPNLPADIFTSCLTTPIKIAIRWFAMQPTSKLVPNISLDLIDKIPGQLTDRRTMLGELNWVFTAITDTIAWNTLPRDLFQRLFRQDLLVASLFRNFLLAERILRSYDCTPVSSPKLPPTYQHRMWQAWDMALDLCLAQLPTVLENEDRYVHSSFFEDQLTAFQVWLNLGSKNRSPPEQLPIVLQVLLSQVHRLRALELLGRFLDLGPWAVNLALSVGIFPYVLKLLQSNARELRPLLVFIWAKILAVDNTCQADLVRDGGHKYFLSVLQDTSIPSEHRTLAAFVLASIVNDYRPGQVAANQGNLVSICLEQLGDTNSLLRQWLCLCLARLWHNFDKARWCGVRDIAHEKLFTLLKDPVPEVRAASVYALGTFINSVTTRSEHANNIDQIIAMMLINTVSHDMCPLVRKELVVALQWMVLHFENSFVTLAIAEENSRKDLVVETLSPFSGMRRISSRDRLKMLSPNNTYTVDTTDGFGAQDRIKRVSSSSSISSLGNNWEFVRKPCESLGHSSLGNLPSLSYGSVYMKLWHGLCNLDNDPHPAVGVMSQKITNHIRNKVKASSAPKEVAETKISSSLSLPPSPSNRTGYLSKGESPPAVNSGPDLLRSSRVLPHSSRTRKPVPNTISEEADEISGAKTPLTTSQFVEWSCAQFAQPVGLEDEMDDVESRPYLEREWRFIRNAKQRQDAKEEQFRAPQSKMESQVYHARCPQSPQVLVFHPFEPHLAVALKDCFGIWDYQNGTKLTFCASRGSKTKSRITALEFINSHDLSLLMAGSDDGSVRIWKNYSGTISRDPILLTAWQALADVQPATKTSNATAQLVTKWEQRSLTLAVTGDVRIVRLWDAETELKKQDIPTGADCCVTCMDVDGTGAIMALGCGDGSVRLLDRRLPPAEARVMIWREHTAWLLGTFLRQSEGSAPQLFTGSSSGDIKIFDLRKNSSVNTIQITPGIVALTVHEIADVFACGTTNHCISVYNISGQHLNTIKFHEGFMGTRLSPVSCLSFHQYRVTMAAGFVDSTFTLYEPRR; translated from the exons ATGGGTGCACCtagtatttatgtatatgattGTTCCAATGCAGGCATTATTGTAGAATCTTTTCAGCAATTTGCCGACCAACATGAAAAGGAATATGAG ATGGAAAAACAGCAAAATCGCGTAACTGGTATGGCGTGTCCCACAGCACcgtgttataaaaattgcattcaaTTAGCAGCGTGCGCTGCTAATCAAATTTTACCTATGAACCCGAATTTACCTGCagatatatttacatcatGCCTTACTACGcctataaaaattgcaatacgtTG GTTTGCGATGCAACCTACATCTAAATTAGTTCCCAACATATCGCTTGATCTTATTGACAA aattccTGGCCAGTTGACCGATAGGAGAACAATGTTAGGCGAGCTTAATTGGGTATTTACAGCTATTACCGATACAATAGCATGGAATACTCTGCCAAgag ATCTGTTTCAAAGATTATTCAGGCAAGATCTATTAGTTGCTAGTctctttagaaattttttactgGCGGAAAGAATACTACGTTCTTATGATTGCACGCCAGTCTCTTCCCCAAAATTGCCACCAACTTATCAG CACCGTATGTGGCAAGCTTGGGATATGGCGCTTGATCTATGTTTGGCACAATTACCAACAGTCTTGGAAAACGAAGATCGATATGTGCATTCATCTTTCTTCGAAGATCAACTTACAGCTTTTCAAGTATGGCTCAACTTGGGGTCGAAAAATCGCAGTCCGCCCGAGCAGCTTCCAATTGTTCTCCAAGTATTATTGAGTCAAGTTCATAGACTGAGAGCATTAGAGCTCTTGGGACGTTTTCTTGATCTCGGTCCATGGGCTGTGAATCTAGCACTTAGTGTCGGCATCTTTCCATATGTGTTAAAGTTATTACAAAGTAACGCCAGGGAACTTCGCCCATTACTCGTCTTCATATGGGCAAAGATTCTAGCAGTCGATAAT ACTTGCCAAGCAGATCTTGTACGCGATGGCGgccataaatatttcttgtctGTCCTTCAAGATACTTCTATTCcg AGCGAGCACAGAACATTGGCCGCATTTGTATTAGCCAGTATTGTAAATGATTATCGACCAGGTCAAGTGGCCGCGAATCAAGGTAATCTCGTTTCGATATGCTTGGAACAATTGGGCGACACAAACTCTTTGCTACGACAGTGGCTTTGCTTGTGTCTGGCTAGACTTTGGCATAATTTCGACAAAGCAAGATGGTGTGGCGTCAGAGATATCGCTCATGAAAAACTATTTACGTTATTAAAGGATCCCGTTCCAGAg GTGCGAGCAGCTAGCGTGTATGCATTGGGTACTTTCATAAACAGCGTTACAACCAGGAGCGAGCATGCAAATAATATCGATCAAATTATTGCCATGATGCTTATTAATACCGTTTCTCATGATATGTGTCCACTAGTTAGAAAA GAATTAGTAGTGGCTCTTCAATGGATGGTACTGCATTTCGAAAACTCTTTCGTGACATTAGCTATAGCTGAGGAGAATAGTCGGAAGGATCTTGTTGTAGAAACTTTGTCTCCATTCAGTGGTATGAGGCGCATCAGTTCGCGCGATAGATTAAAGATGTTGTCGcctaataatacatatacagtaGATACGACCGATGGTTTTGGAGCGCAAGATCGCATTAAAAGAGTATCGTCTTCATCATCTATTAGCAGTTTAG GTAATAATTGGGAGTTCGTGAGGAAACCTTGCGAGTCACTTG gTCACAGTTCTCTTGGAAATTTACCGAGTCTCTCCTACGGTAGTGTGTATATGAAATTATGGCATGGATTGTGCAATCTTGACAATGATCCTCATCCAGCTGTCGGCGTTATGTCACAAAAAATCACCAATCATATTCGTAATAag GTAAAGGCATCTTCCGCTCCTAAAGAAGTAGCCGAAACAAAAATCTCATCATCGTTATCTCTTCCGCCATCTCCGTCAAATCGAACTGGTTATTTAAG CAAAGGCGAGTCACCACCGGCTGTCAACTCTGGACCAGATTTACTGCGTTCTTCGAGAGTTCTACCACACAGTAGTCGTACGAGAAAACCTGTTCCTAACACA aTATCTGAAGAGGCGGACGAGATATCTGGAGCCAAGACCCCGTTGACCACTTCTCAGTTTGTCGAATGGAGTTGTGCTCAGTTCGCTCAGCCTGTTGGTTTAGAAGATGAAATGGACGATGTGGAGAGCAGACCGTACCTTGAGCGAGAATGGcg ATTTATACGTAACGCAAAGCAGAGGCAAGACGCGAAAGAGGAACAATTTCGCGCGCCGCAAAGTAAAATGGAATCGCAGGTGTATCATGCGAGATGTCCTCAGTCACCTCAGGTCCTGGTTTTCCATCCATTCGAGCCTCATTTGGCTGTAGCGTTGAAAGATTGCTTTGG GATATGGGATTATCAGAACGGTACAAAGTTGACTTTTTGCGCAAGCCGCGGAAGCAAAACGAAATCGCGCATTACGGCACTCGAGTTTATCAACTCTCACGATTTGAGTCTGCTGATGGCGGGCTCCGATGATGGTTCCGTGcgaatttggaaaaattatagCGGCACGATAAGCCGCGATCCGATTTTACTTACAGCTTGGCAAGCTTTGGCGGACGTGCAACCTGCGACCAAGACTTCCAATG ctACGGCACAATTGGTCACGAAGTGGGAGCAAAGGTCTCTCACTCTAGCAGTGACGGGCGATGTTCGCATCGTGAGACTTTGGGACGCGGAGACCGAATTAAAGAAGCAAGATATTCCAACGGGCGCTGATTGTTGCGTTACCTGCATGGACGTTGACGGCACAG gtgCAATAATGGCGCTAGGCTGTGGTGATGGATCGGTGCGGCTTTTGGATCGGAGATTACCTCCTGCGGAAGCGAGAGTTATGATTTGGAGAGAACATACGGCTTGGCTATTGGGCACATTCTTAAGACAATCCGAAGGATCCGCGCCGCAATTATTTACGGGCTCATCTTCGGGCGACATAAAGATCTTTGATCTTAGAAAAAATTCTTCCGTGAACACGATTCAGATAACGCCAGGCATTGTGGCATTAACAGTGCACGAAATAGCTGATGTTTTCGCTTG CGGCACCACAAATCACTGCATTAGTGTCTACAATATATCGGGTCAACATCTTAATAcgataaaattccatgagggATTCATGGGTACACGCCTCAGTCCTGTAAGTTGTTTGAGCTTTCACCAGTATCGCGTGACCATGGCGGCCGGTTTCGTGGACAGCACTTTCACGTTATACGAGCCACGCAGATGA
- the LOC126856080 gene encoding regulatory-associated protein of mTOR isoform X2, translating into MTDAITQRAAMSVSYARMKSCHEVLSSSSSTSSTSTTLNNAIRRAGDEEDWQMQLAFCKPRHNTTIESVNCISQTWRMKERMKTVSVALVLCLNVGVDPPDIVKTQPCARLECWIDPLSVSPQKALETIGSNLQKQYERWQPRARYKQSLDPTVEEVKKLCTSLRRNAKEERVLFHYNGHGVPKPTTNGEIWVFNRTYTQYIPLSVYDLQTWMGAPSIYVYDCSNAGIIVESFQQFADQHEKEYEMEKQQNRVTGMACPTAPCYKNCIQLAACAANQILPMNPNLPADIFTSCLTTPIKIAIRWFAMQPTSKLVPNISLDLIDKIPGQLTDRRTMLGELNWVFTAITDTIAWNTLPRDLFQRLFRQDLLVASLFRNFLLAERILRSYDCTPVSSPKLPPTYQHRMWQAWDMALDLCLAQLPTVLENEDRYVHSSFFEDQLTAFQVWLNLGSKNRSPPEQLPIVLQVLLSQVHRLRALELLGRFLDLGPWAVNLALSVGIFPYVLKLLQSNARELRPLLVFIWAKILAVDNTCQADLVRDGGHKYFLSVLQDTSIPSEHRTLAAFVLASIVNDYRPGQVAANQGNLVSICLEQLGDTNSLLRQWLCLCLARLWHNFDKARWCGVRDIAHEKLFTLLKDPVPEVRAASVYALGTFINSVTTRSEHANNIDQIIAMMLINTVSHDMCPLVRKELVVALQWMVLHFENSFVTLAIAEENSRKDLVVETLSPFSGMRRISSRDRLKMLSPNNTYTVDTTDGFGAQDRIKRVSSSSSISSLGHSSLGNLPSLSYGSVYMKLWHGLCNLDNDPHPAVGVMSQKITNHIRNKVKASSAPKEVAETKISSSLSLPPSPSNRTGYLSKGESPPAVNSGPDLLRSSRVLPHSSRTRKPVPNTISEEADEISGAKTPLTTSQFVEWSCAQFAQPVGLEDEMDDVESRPYLEREWRFIRNAKQRQDAKEEQFRAPQSKMESQVYHARCPQSPQVLVFHPFEPHLAVALKDCFGIWDYQNGTKLTFCASRGSKTKSRITALEFINSHDLSLLMAGSDDGSVRIWKNYSGTISRDPILLTAWQALADVQPATKTSNATAQLVTKWEQRSLTLAVTGDVRIVRLWDAETELKKQDIPTGADCCVTCMDVDGTGAIMALGCGDGSVRLLDRRLPPAEARVMIWREHTAWLLGTFLRQSEGSAPQLFTGSSSGDIKIFDLRKNSSVNTIQITPGIVALTVHEIADVFACGTTNHCISVYNISGQHLNTIKFHEGFMGTRLSPVSCLSFHQYRVTMAAGFVDSTFTLYEPRR; encoded by the exons ATGACGGATGCAATAACGCAACGCGCTGCGATGTCCGTGAGCTACGCTAGGATGAAATCTTGTCACGAAGtcttgtcgtcgtcgtcgtcgacatcGTCGACATCGACGACGTTGAACAACGCGATCAGACGTGCTGGCGATGAGGAGGATTGGCAAATGCAATTGGCGTTTTGTAAACCTCGTCACAATACCACGATCGAGAGCGTGAATTGCATCAGTCAAACTTGGCGGATGAAGGAACGG atgaaaaCCGTGAGCGTCGCTTTGGTGTTATGTCTGAACGTCGGCGTAGATCCTCCGGACATCGTCAAGACACAGCCTTGCGCTCGTCTCGAATGCTGGATAG ATCCTTTATCAGTGAGTCCACAAAAAGCTCTTGAGACAATAGGTTCAAATTTGCAAAAGCAATACGAACGATGGCAACCAAGAGCTCGCTACAAACAAAGTTTAGATCCAACTGTTGaagaagttaaaaaattatgtacatccTTAAGGCGAAATGCTAAAGAAGAGAGAGTTTTGTTTCATTACAATGGCCATGGTGTGCCCAAACCTACCACTAATGGTGAAATATGGGTATTTAATAGG ACATATACACAGTACATTCCATTGTCAGTGTATGACTTACAGACTTGGATGGGTGCACCtagtatttatgtatatgattGTTCCAATGCAGGCATTATTGTAGAATCTTTTCAGCAATTTGCCGACCAACATGAAAAGGAATATGAG ATGGAAAAACAGCAAAATCGCGTAACTGGTATGGCGTGTCCCACAGCACcgtgttataaaaattgcattcaaTTAGCAGCGTGCGCTGCTAATCAAATTTTACCTATGAACCCGAATTTACCTGCagatatatttacatcatGCCTTACTACGcctataaaaattgcaatacgtTG GTTTGCGATGCAACCTACATCTAAATTAGTTCCCAACATATCGCTTGATCTTATTGACAA aattccTGGCCAGTTGACCGATAGGAGAACAATGTTAGGCGAGCTTAATTGGGTATTTACAGCTATTACCGATACAATAGCATGGAATACTCTGCCAAgag ATCTGTTTCAAAGATTATTCAGGCAAGATCTATTAGTTGCTAGTctctttagaaattttttactgGCGGAAAGAATACTACGTTCTTATGATTGCACGCCAGTCTCTTCCCCAAAATTGCCACCAACTTATCAG CACCGTATGTGGCAAGCTTGGGATATGGCGCTTGATCTATGTTTGGCACAATTACCAACAGTCTTGGAAAACGAAGATCGATATGTGCATTCATCTTTCTTCGAAGATCAACTTACAGCTTTTCAAGTATGGCTCAACTTGGGGTCGAAAAATCGCAGTCCGCCCGAGCAGCTTCCAATTGTTCTCCAAGTATTATTGAGTCAAGTTCATAGACTGAGAGCATTAGAGCTCTTGGGACGTTTTCTTGATCTCGGTCCATGGGCTGTGAATCTAGCACTTAGTGTCGGCATCTTTCCATATGTGTTAAAGTTATTACAAAGTAACGCCAGGGAACTTCGCCCATTACTCGTCTTCATATGGGCAAAGATTCTAGCAGTCGATAAT ACTTGCCAAGCAGATCTTGTACGCGATGGCGgccataaatatttcttgtctGTCCTTCAAGATACTTCTATTCcg AGCGAGCACAGAACATTGGCCGCATTTGTATTAGCCAGTATTGTAAATGATTATCGACCAGGTCAAGTGGCCGCGAATCAAGGTAATCTCGTTTCGATATGCTTGGAACAATTGGGCGACACAAACTCTTTGCTACGACAGTGGCTTTGCTTGTGTCTGGCTAGACTTTGGCATAATTTCGACAAAGCAAGATGGTGTGGCGTCAGAGATATCGCTCATGAAAAACTATTTACGTTATTAAAGGATCCCGTTCCAGAg GTGCGAGCAGCTAGCGTGTATGCATTGGGTACTTTCATAAACAGCGTTACAACCAGGAGCGAGCATGCAAATAATATCGATCAAATTATTGCCATGATGCTTATTAATACCGTTTCTCATGATATGTGTCCACTAGTTAGAAAA GAATTAGTAGTGGCTCTTCAATGGATGGTACTGCATTTCGAAAACTCTTTCGTGACATTAGCTATAGCTGAGGAGAATAGTCGGAAGGATCTTGTTGTAGAAACTTTGTCTCCATTCAGTGGTATGAGGCGCATCAGTTCGCGCGATAGATTAAAGATGTTGTCGcctaataatacatatacagtaGATACGACCGATGGTTTTGGAGCGCAAGATCGCATTAAAAGAGTATCGTCTTCATCATCTATTAGCAGTTTAG gTCACAGTTCTCTTGGAAATTTACCGAGTCTCTCCTACGGTAGTGTGTATATGAAATTATGGCATGGATTGTGCAATCTTGACAATGATCCTCATCCAGCTGTCGGCGTTATGTCACAAAAAATCACCAATCATATTCGTAATAag GTAAAGGCATCTTCCGCTCCTAAAGAAGTAGCCGAAACAAAAATCTCATCATCGTTATCTCTTCCGCCATCTCCGTCAAATCGAACTGGTTATTTAAG CAAAGGCGAGTCACCACCGGCTGTCAACTCTGGACCAGATTTACTGCGTTCTTCGAGAGTTCTACCACACAGTAGTCGTACGAGAAAACCTGTTCCTAACACA aTATCTGAAGAGGCGGACGAGATATCTGGAGCCAAGACCCCGTTGACCACTTCTCAGTTTGTCGAATGGAGTTGTGCTCAGTTCGCTCAGCCTGTTGGTTTAGAAGATGAAATGGACGATGTGGAGAGCAGACCGTACCTTGAGCGAGAATGGcg ATTTATACGTAACGCAAAGCAGAGGCAAGACGCGAAAGAGGAACAATTTCGCGCGCCGCAAAGTAAAATGGAATCGCAGGTGTATCATGCGAGATGTCCTCAGTCACCTCAGGTCCTGGTTTTCCATCCATTCGAGCCTCATTTGGCTGTAGCGTTGAAAGATTGCTTTGG GATATGGGATTATCAGAACGGTACAAAGTTGACTTTTTGCGCAAGCCGCGGAAGCAAAACGAAATCGCGCATTACGGCACTCGAGTTTATCAACTCTCACGATTTGAGTCTGCTGATGGCGGGCTCCGATGATGGTTCCGTGcgaatttggaaaaattatagCGGCACGATAAGCCGCGATCCGATTTTACTTACAGCTTGGCAAGCTTTGGCGGACGTGCAACCTGCGACCAAGACTTCCAATG ctACGGCACAATTGGTCACGAAGTGGGAGCAAAGGTCTCTCACTCTAGCAGTGACGGGCGATGTTCGCATCGTGAGACTTTGGGACGCGGAGACCGAATTAAAGAAGCAAGATATTCCAACGGGCGCTGATTGTTGCGTTACCTGCATGGACGTTGACGGCACAG gtgCAATAATGGCGCTAGGCTGTGGTGATGGATCGGTGCGGCTTTTGGATCGGAGATTACCTCCTGCGGAAGCGAGAGTTATGATTTGGAGAGAACATACGGCTTGGCTATTGGGCACATTCTTAAGACAATCCGAAGGATCCGCGCCGCAATTATTTACGGGCTCATCTTCGGGCGACATAAAGATCTTTGATCTTAGAAAAAATTCTTCCGTGAACACGATTCAGATAACGCCAGGCATTGTGGCATTAACAGTGCACGAAATAGCTGATGTTTTCGCTTG CGGCACCACAAATCACTGCATTAGTGTCTACAATATATCGGGTCAACATCTTAATAcgataaaattccatgagggATTCATGGGTACACGCCTCAGTCCTGTAAGTTGTTTGAGCTTTCACCAGTATCGCGTGACCATGGCGGCCGGTTTCGTGGACAGCACTTTCACGTTATACGAGCCACGCAGATGA
- the LOC126856080 gene encoding regulatory-associated protein of mTOR isoform X1 encodes MTDAITQRAAMSVSYARMKSCHEVLSSSSSTSSTSTTLNNAIRRAGDEEDWQMQLAFCKPRHNTTIESVNCISQTWRMKERMKTVSVALVLCLNVGVDPPDIVKTQPCARLECWIDPLSVSPQKALETIGSNLQKQYERWQPRARYKQSLDPTVEEVKKLCTSLRRNAKEERVLFHYNGHGVPKPTTNGEIWVFNRTYTQYIPLSVYDLQTWMGAPSIYVYDCSNAGIIVESFQQFADQHEKEYEMEKQQNRVTGMACPTAPCYKNCIQLAACAANQILPMNPNLPADIFTSCLTTPIKIAIRWFAMQPTSKLVPNISLDLIDKIPGQLTDRRTMLGELNWVFTAITDTIAWNTLPRDLFQRLFRQDLLVASLFRNFLLAERILRSYDCTPVSSPKLPPTYQHRMWQAWDMALDLCLAQLPTVLENEDRYVHSSFFEDQLTAFQVWLNLGSKNRSPPEQLPIVLQVLLSQVHRLRALELLGRFLDLGPWAVNLALSVGIFPYVLKLLQSNARELRPLLVFIWAKILAVDNTCQADLVRDGGHKYFLSVLQDTSIPSEHRTLAAFVLASIVNDYRPGQVAANQGNLVSICLEQLGDTNSLLRQWLCLCLARLWHNFDKARWCGVRDIAHEKLFTLLKDPVPEVRAASVYALGTFINSVTTRSEHANNIDQIIAMMLINTVSHDMCPLVRKELVVALQWMVLHFENSFVTLAIAEENSRKDLVVETLSPFSGMRRISSRDRLKMLSPNNTYTVDTTDGFGAQDRIKRVSSSSSISSLGNNWEFVRKPCESLGHSSLGNLPSLSYGSVYMKLWHGLCNLDNDPHPAVGVMSQKITNHIRNKVKASSAPKEVAETKISSSLSLPPSPSNRTGYLSKGESPPAVNSGPDLLRSSRVLPHSSRTRKPVPNTISEEADEISGAKTPLTTSQFVEWSCAQFAQPVGLEDEMDDVESRPYLEREWRFIRNAKQRQDAKEEQFRAPQSKMESQVYHARCPQSPQVLVFHPFEPHLAVALKDCFGIWDYQNGTKLTFCASRGSKTKSRITALEFINSHDLSLLMAGSDDGSVRIWKNYSGTISRDPILLTAWQALADVQPATKTSNATAQLVTKWEQRSLTLAVTGDVRIVRLWDAETELKKQDIPTGADCCVTCMDVDGTGAIMALGCGDGSVRLLDRRLPPAEARVMIWREHTAWLLGTFLRQSEGSAPQLFTGSSSGDIKIFDLRKNSSVNTIQITPGIVALTVHEIADVFACGTTNHCISVYNISGQHLNTIKFHEGFMGTRLSPVSCLSFHQYRVTMAAGFVDSTFTLYEPRR; translated from the exons ATGACGGATGCAATAACGCAACGCGCTGCGATGTCCGTGAGCTACGCTAGGATGAAATCTTGTCACGAAGtcttgtcgtcgtcgtcgtcgacatcGTCGACATCGACGACGTTGAACAACGCGATCAGACGTGCTGGCGATGAGGAGGATTGGCAAATGCAATTGGCGTTTTGTAAACCTCGTCACAATACCACGATCGAGAGCGTGAATTGCATCAGTCAAACTTGGCGGATGAAGGAACGG atgaaaaCCGTGAGCGTCGCTTTGGTGTTATGTCTGAACGTCGGCGTAGATCCTCCGGACATCGTCAAGACACAGCCTTGCGCTCGTCTCGAATGCTGGATAG ATCCTTTATCAGTGAGTCCACAAAAAGCTCTTGAGACAATAGGTTCAAATTTGCAAAAGCAATACGAACGATGGCAACCAAGAGCTCGCTACAAACAAAGTTTAGATCCAACTGTTGaagaagttaaaaaattatgtacatccTTAAGGCGAAATGCTAAAGAAGAGAGAGTTTTGTTTCATTACAATGGCCATGGTGTGCCCAAACCTACCACTAATGGTGAAATATGGGTATTTAATAGG ACATATACACAGTACATTCCATTGTCAGTGTATGACTTACAGACTTGGATGGGTGCACCtagtatttatgtatatgattGTTCCAATGCAGGCATTATTGTAGAATCTTTTCAGCAATTTGCCGACCAACATGAAAAGGAATATGAG ATGGAAAAACAGCAAAATCGCGTAACTGGTATGGCGTGTCCCACAGCACcgtgttataaaaattgcattcaaTTAGCAGCGTGCGCTGCTAATCAAATTTTACCTATGAACCCGAATTTACCTGCagatatatttacatcatGCCTTACTACGcctataaaaattgcaatacgtTG GTTTGCGATGCAACCTACATCTAAATTAGTTCCCAACATATCGCTTGATCTTATTGACAA aattccTGGCCAGTTGACCGATAGGAGAACAATGTTAGGCGAGCTTAATTGGGTATTTACAGCTATTACCGATACAATAGCATGGAATACTCTGCCAAgag ATCTGTTTCAAAGATTATTCAGGCAAGATCTATTAGTTGCTAGTctctttagaaattttttactgGCGGAAAGAATACTACGTTCTTATGATTGCACGCCAGTCTCTTCCCCAAAATTGCCACCAACTTATCAG CACCGTATGTGGCAAGCTTGGGATATGGCGCTTGATCTATGTTTGGCACAATTACCAACAGTCTTGGAAAACGAAGATCGATATGTGCATTCATCTTTCTTCGAAGATCAACTTACAGCTTTTCAAGTATGGCTCAACTTGGGGTCGAAAAATCGCAGTCCGCCCGAGCAGCTTCCAATTGTTCTCCAAGTATTATTGAGTCAAGTTCATAGACTGAGAGCATTAGAGCTCTTGGGACGTTTTCTTGATCTCGGTCCATGGGCTGTGAATCTAGCACTTAGTGTCGGCATCTTTCCATATGTGTTAAAGTTATTACAAAGTAACGCCAGGGAACTTCGCCCATTACTCGTCTTCATATGGGCAAAGATTCTAGCAGTCGATAAT ACTTGCCAAGCAGATCTTGTACGCGATGGCGgccataaatatttcttgtctGTCCTTCAAGATACTTCTATTCcg AGCGAGCACAGAACATTGGCCGCATTTGTATTAGCCAGTATTGTAAATGATTATCGACCAGGTCAAGTGGCCGCGAATCAAGGTAATCTCGTTTCGATATGCTTGGAACAATTGGGCGACACAAACTCTTTGCTACGACAGTGGCTTTGCTTGTGTCTGGCTAGACTTTGGCATAATTTCGACAAAGCAAGATGGTGTGGCGTCAGAGATATCGCTCATGAAAAACTATTTACGTTATTAAAGGATCCCGTTCCAGAg GTGCGAGCAGCTAGCGTGTATGCATTGGGTACTTTCATAAACAGCGTTACAACCAGGAGCGAGCATGCAAATAATATCGATCAAATTATTGCCATGATGCTTATTAATACCGTTTCTCATGATATGTGTCCACTAGTTAGAAAA GAATTAGTAGTGGCTCTTCAATGGATGGTACTGCATTTCGAAAACTCTTTCGTGACATTAGCTATAGCTGAGGAGAATAGTCGGAAGGATCTTGTTGTAGAAACTTTGTCTCCATTCAGTGGTATGAGGCGCATCAGTTCGCGCGATAGATTAAAGATGTTGTCGcctaataatacatatacagtaGATACGACCGATGGTTTTGGAGCGCAAGATCGCATTAAAAGAGTATCGTCTTCATCATCTATTAGCAGTTTAG GTAATAATTGGGAGTTCGTGAGGAAACCTTGCGAGTCACTTG gTCACAGTTCTCTTGGAAATTTACCGAGTCTCTCCTACGGTAGTGTGTATATGAAATTATGGCATGGATTGTGCAATCTTGACAATGATCCTCATCCAGCTGTCGGCGTTATGTCACAAAAAATCACCAATCATATTCGTAATAag GTAAAGGCATCTTCCGCTCCTAAAGAAGTAGCCGAAACAAAAATCTCATCATCGTTATCTCTTCCGCCATCTCCGTCAAATCGAACTGGTTATTTAAG CAAAGGCGAGTCACCACCGGCTGTCAACTCTGGACCAGATTTACTGCGTTCTTCGAGAGTTCTACCACACAGTAGTCGTACGAGAAAACCTGTTCCTAACACA aTATCTGAAGAGGCGGACGAGATATCTGGAGCCAAGACCCCGTTGACCACTTCTCAGTTTGTCGAATGGAGTTGTGCTCAGTTCGCTCAGCCTGTTGGTTTAGAAGATGAAATGGACGATGTGGAGAGCAGACCGTACCTTGAGCGAGAATGGcg ATTTATACGTAACGCAAAGCAGAGGCAAGACGCGAAAGAGGAACAATTTCGCGCGCCGCAAAGTAAAATGGAATCGCAGGTGTATCATGCGAGATGTCCTCAGTCACCTCAGGTCCTGGTTTTCCATCCATTCGAGCCTCATTTGGCTGTAGCGTTGAAAGATTGCTTTGG GATATGGGATTATCAGAACGGTACAAAGTTGACTTTTTGCGCAAGCCGCGGAAGCAAAACGAAATCGCGCATTACGGCACTCGAGTTTATCAACTCTCACGATTTGAGTCTGCTGATGGCGGGCTCCGATGATGGTTCCGTGcgaatttggaaaaattatagCGGCACGATAAGCCGCGATCCGATTTTACTTACAGCTTGGCAAGCTTTGGCGGACGTGCAACCTGCGACCAAGACTTCCAATG ctACGGCACAATTGGTCACGAAGTGGGAGCAAAGGTCTCTCACTCTAGCAGTGACGGGCGATGTTCGCATCGTGAGACTTTGGGACGCGGAGACCGAATTAAAGAAGCAAGATATTCCAACGGGCGCTGATTGTTGCGTTACCTGCATGGACGTTGACGGCACAG gtgCAATAATGGCGCTAGGCTGTGGTGATGGATCGGTGCGGCTTTTGGATCGGAGATTACCTCCTGCGGAAGCGAGAGTTATGATTTGGAGAGAACATACGGCTTGGCTATTGGGCACATTCTTAAGACAATCCGAAGGATCCGCGCCGCAATTATTTACGGGCTCATCTTCGGGCGACATAAAGATCTTTGATCTTAGAAAAAATTCTTCCGTGAACACGATTCAGATAACGCCAGGCATTGTGGCATTAACAGTGCACGAAATAGCTGATGTTTTCGCTTG CGGCACCACAAATCACTGCATTAGTGTCTACAATATATCGGGTCAACATCTTAATAcgataaaattccatgagggATTCATGGGTACACGCCTCAGTCCTGTAAGTTGTTTGAGCTTTCACCAGTATCGCGTGACCATGGCGGCCGGTTTCGTGGACAGCACTTTCACGTTATACGAGCCACGCAGATGA